From the Lathyrus oleraceus cultivar Zhongwan6 chromosome 4, CAAS_Psat_ZW6_1.0, whole genome shotgun sequence genome, one window contains:
- the LOC127076496 gene encoding uncharacterized protein LOC127076496 has product MAKTPCPIELEPRTLSGVELTQARELAAEVVQNMEPSEAAAVFFEGIMHPIKEEAHMDKNNCKNEKLIDFTKKKETIPYEKVCQCQCSSSTESPFCIVGAKEPLSAPF; this is encoded by the exons ATGGCAAAGACACCTTGTCCCATTGAATTGGAGCCTAGGACTTTGAGTGGAGTGGAGCTAACCCAAGCAAGG GAACTAGCTGCTGAGGTGGTTCAAAACATGGAACCAAGTGAAGCAGCAGCTGTGTTTTTTGAG GGGATTATGCATCCAATAAAGGAGGAGGCACATATGGATAAAAATAACTGCAAAAATGAGAAATTAATTGATTTCACAAAGAAGAAAGAGACTATACCTTATGAGAAAGTTTGTCAATGCCAATGTTCAAGTTCTACTGAAAGCCCTTTTTGTATTGTTGGAGCAAAAGAGCCTCTTTCTGCACCATTTTGA
- the LOC127076494 gene encoding signal recognition particle 9 kDa protein, with amino-acid sequence MVYITSWDDFLERSIQLFRADPDSTRYVMKYRHCDGKLVLKVTDNLQCLKYKTDQAQEAKKMEKLNNIFFTLMARGPEVDLSEVTGKEQMEAQPVKKGRGRKQ; translated from the exons ATGGTTTACATTACTTCGTGGGACGATTTTTTGGAACGATCCATTCAGCTATTCCGCGCCGATCCTGATTCT ACGCGGTATGTTATGAAGTATAGACACTGTGATGGAAAATTGGTACTCAAGGTCACTGATAATCTACAG TGTCTGAAGTATAAGACAGACCAAGCACAAGAAGCTAAGAAGATGGAAAAACTTAACAATATATTCTTTACGTTGATGGCTCGGGGACCAGAAG TGGATCTGTCTGAAGTCACCGGGAAAGAACAAATGGAGGCACAACCGGTTAAAAAAGGAAGAGGAAGAAAGCAATAA